The Chitinophaga sp. Cy-1792 genome contains the following window.
CACTTGTAATACATAAAAACGTTACAACTTTATGAAAGTGATATGTCATATGATCTCTTCGGTAGATGGAAAGATTAAGGTGAGCGACTGGGGCGAGGCGCTGTATAACAAATCTTTTTCCGGCTTATATGAAGAATGCCATAACTCCTACAGGGCAGAAGCCTGGCTGTGCGGCCGTGTTACGATGAGTGAGTTTGCCAACGCAGAAACCCCGGTACATGAGCCTGTTACAGAAAAAGTGGAACGTATCGCATTTATCGCTGACCCCGGCGCGGATTCCTTTGCCATAGCGGCAGACTCCCACGGCAAGCTGGGCTGGAAATCCAACGAGATCGGCGGAGATCATATCATACAACTGCTGAGTGAGTCGGTAAGTGATGGTTACCTGCTGTACCTCCAGAAAAGAAAAATATCCTATCTCTTCGCCGGCAAAGAAAAGCTGGACCTCGGACTGGCACTGAAAAAGCTAAAGGAACATTTCCCTATCGATACTTTGATGGTAGAAGGTGGTGGTACTACTAACGGCACTATGTTACAGGCAGGCCTCATCGATGAGCTGAGTCTGCTCATCGCGCCGGTGGCCGACGGTACTGCCGGCGGCAATACCATATTCGATGTCCCCGGACTTTTTTCCGCAGCACCGGGACATCACCTGAAGCTGCTCTCGTGTGAGAAGCTGGGAGAGGATGTGATATGGTTGAAGTATGCGTGTAAATAATTTAAAAAAGCAGAGGTCCCCGGTCATTGACCGGGGACCTCTGCTTTTTTATCCAGTCCGGAAACGCCACTCCATGGTACAATAACGGGTTAGGATATATCGTTTTTATCTCCCTATGAAATATATTATTTTATCCCTGGGAATACTGCTGTTATACGCTTGTAATGAGCCTCCCAAACCGGAAGTAATCCTTCAGCCACCGCATACACGAACAATGGATATACAGTTGAAAGACACTTGCTTGGGTCTATTGACGATGGCAATCCCCGAAAGGTATGATACCTCCTTTTCCTGGACAGATTTCTCCGATTGTTACAGTTGTGGTTTTGAGAAATACAGATTACAGCCAGCAACATTACCGATTGACAAGGAATCAGGATTTATATACTTCCATCAGCAGGCGGATTCCGTTGACAATATCACCATTGCCTATAGTCCTATTACAAAGTTTGATCATCCTTCCAGGCCGGACAGTGCTACCATAGTAAGGCATCATAAAGAATTTATAAGAAATCTGAGGCAAAGCTGTAAGGAAGAAGGTCTGGAGATGCCAGTTGATACGATGCTGCTTGTTAACCACCGGCTTATCTCCGTGGTGATTTATATGCCTGAAGAAAGGAAAGGGGTGCGCTGTGATAAGATAGAAGCCTATGTAAATATGGCTGGTTATGGTGCTTCCATCACTTACAATTTAAAATCAAAACCATCAGACACACTCCATGAGCATTTTGTTGATAGAACAATGTGTCTGATAAAGACCATCTGTACAAAAGATTAGTTAGTCATTCAGAGGTTTTAAAAGTTGCGGCCGAAGGCCGCAACTTTTAAAAAAATTCTTTGCGTGCTTTGCAGGAAATACTTAATCCTCCGCACTACCGTCGTCGGCCATACGAACCACTTTCGGTGTAAACTGCGCTACCGAATGTACCAGCGCCTGCTGGGCTTCCATGATGGCGAAAATATCTTTATAGGCAAATGGTGCTTCATCTGTACCACCTCCAATCAGCGTTACGCCTTCCTGTGCCAGTTGGGCTTTCATCTCTGCGGGGCTGATGTTTTTATTGGCCTGTGTACGGCTCATTTGTCGGCCTGCCCCGTGGGAAGCTGAATTTACCGCTGCGGCAGCGCCTTTACCACGTACCAG
Protein-coding sequences here:
- a CDS encoding dihydrofolate reductase family protein, which encodes MKVICHMISSVDGKIKVSDWGEALYNKSFSGLYEECHNSYRAEAWLCGRVTMSEFANAETPVHEPVTEKVERIAFIADPGADSFAIAADSHGKLGWKSNEIGGDHIIQLLSESVSDGYLLYLQKRKISYLFAGKEKLDLGLALKKLKEHFPIDTLMVEGGGTTNGTMLQAGLIDELSLLIAPVADGTAGGNTIFDVPGLFSAAPGHHLKLLSCEKLGEDVIWLKYACK